CTGGCGTTGTCGAGGAGCTGGATCGAATCCGGATTCAGCTCCAGCCGCATCGCTCCAGTCAGGTCGTGCAGCTGCCCCAGCGTGGTGGCGCTGGCGATCGGCGCCGTGATCCCGGGCCGCGCGATCAGCCAGGCGAGCGCCACGGCAGCCGGTGACGAACGGTGTTCGGAAGCCACCCGGTCCAATGCGTCCAGAATGCGAAAACCCCGCTCGGTCAGGTAGCTCTTGACGAAACCGCCTCGCGCCCTGCCGGCGAGGTCCTTTTCCGACCGGTATTTTCCAGCAAGGAACCCGCTGGCGAGGGAGAAATAGGGGATCACGCCCAGCCCGTTCGCCAGGCAAAGGGGGAGGAGCTCCCGCTCGAATTCCGCGCGGTCGTAAAGGTTGTACCGCGGCTGGAGGCTGCAATACGCGGGGAGCCCGAGCCGCGCGCCCGTTTCCAGCGATTCCGAGAGCCGCTCCGGCGTGTAGTTCGACGCTCCGATCGCCCGGACCTTCCCCTGCCGGATAAGCTGCGAAAACGCCTCCAGCGTTTCCTCCGGAGGCGTCGCGGGATCGTCCTCGTGGGACTGGTAAAGGTCGATGCGGTCCGTCCGCAGCCGCCGGAGCGAGTCCTCCGCGGCGGTGAGGATATAGGATTTCGACAGTCCCGACCTGCCCGGTCCCATCGGCTTTCCCACCTTCGTCGCGACGAGAACCTTCTCCCGGTTGCCGTTTTTTCCCAGCCACCGCCCGAGAATGGTCTCGGATTCCCCGCCGCTGTTCCCCGGGACCCAGTTGGAATACACGTCCGCCGTGTCGACCAGGTTGCCTCCCGCGGCCGTGAACGCATCCAGAAGCCGGAAGGAGGTCGGCTCGTCCGCGGTCCATCCGAACACGTTGCCGCCGAACGCCAGCGGCGCGACTTCCATCCCGGAATTCCCGAGCATGCGTTTCATCATGTGCCGCTCCTCATCGGAACCGGATCACCACGACGACGATCCGCAGCGCGGCGTTGCGCGGCTTCATGGGTCATCCCCCGCTTCCCGCGGTCTTCGCGAACCGTCCGAGAAACGCCCGGATCCGGCGGGCGTTGGCGCCGACGTCGCTGATCCCCACCCGGGAGACCGACCGGATGTCGAGGACGCATCCGCCCTCCGCCGTGGGGGAGATGCGGATGACGACGTCGTCCTTGAAGCCGAACCAGCGCGTGGTGGCCACGGCCTCGATCCGTCCTTCCGCGGGATTTTCCTCCACCACCTCCCATTTCATCCGCTCCGCCGTCACGAGGGCGGCTTCGTATGCCCGGGAAGTGGAGATGCCGGTCTTGAACGGCCGGATGTCGGGATACGCCGCGCGCTGCTTCGCGGCGATTTCGGGGCCGCCGTATTCCGCCGGGTTGGGCGCATCCTTACGCAACGGGAGGATGGCGACGAAGGCCGGCGGATCATCGGTGTCCGTGGTGATGTCGTGGATCCTCGGAACCTGGCCGGCGATCCGGCTCCAGCCGTAGGGCACGCCGAAGGCGGTCGCTCCGAGCGCGATCCCCGCAAGCGCGGCCGCGAAGCCGCGGCGCCCGCTGCCCGGCCGGGTGAAAATCGCCGCAAGGATCGAAGCCGCGGCGCCCGCCGCCCCGAGATACGCCGCCCAGCGGAGGATGTCGAAGCCCTGCCGGAATCCCCACCATCCGGCGCGGTACCCCGGCCCGGCGATCCCGGCGGCAAGCGCAGCCGCGGCGGAAAGGAGGAAGGCGGCGACGGCCGCGATGTGCATGGCGCCACCCGGCTTCATGATCAATCGTGCCCGAGCACGGGATGCGGCCGGTACGGCGCTTCGAGCTCCGCGCGCTCCTCGTCGGTCAGGCGGATATCGAGCGCCTTCACCGCATCCTCTAGGTGCTCCATCCGGCTCGCTCCGACGATCGGCGCGGCCACCCCGGGCCGCCCCAGGATCCAGGCGAGCGCCACCTGCGCCATGGGCGCGCCCCGGCGCTCCGCGACCTCGGCCACCTTTCCGATCACGACGGCATCGTCCGGCCGATAATACAGCTTGTGGGCGAAATCGTCCGTCCGGGCGCGCGATGTATCCCCGAATCCTTCCGCGGGGAGCCGCCGGGAAAGAAGTCCGCGGGCGAGGGGGCTCCAGGGGAGAAGCCCGATCCCTTCCTTCCTGCAAAGCGGGATCATCTCCCGCTCCTCCTCCCGGTAGAGCAGGTTGTAATGGTTCTGCATCGTGACGAAACGGCTGTACCCCTGACGCTCCGCGGCATGGAGCATCCCGGCGAACTGCCAGGCGTACATCGAGGAGGCCCCGACGTACAGCGCCTTCCCGGAGCGCACGACCCCGGTCAGCGCCTCGAGCGTCTCTTCGATGGGAGTGGACGGATCGAACCGGTGGATCTGGTACAGGTCCACGTAATCGGTCCCAAGGCGCCGTAGGGAATCTTCGATGGAATGGCGGATGTGCTTCTTCGACAGGCCGCGCCGATTCGGGTCGTCCCCCATGACGCCGAAGACCTTGGTGGCGATGACCAGTTTGTCCCGTCCCGGCCCGAAATCCTTCAGCGCCCGGCCCAAGATCTCCTCGCTCCTCCCGAGGGAGTACACGTCGGCGGTGTCGAAGAAATTGATCCCCAGTTCCAGGGCCCGACGGATGAAGGGCCTGCTTTCTTCCTCCTCCAGCACCCATTCGCGCCACTTCTTCGCGCCGTAGGTCATGCAGCCGAGGCAGATCCGGGACACCCTGGTCCCCGTGTTCCCGAGGTTCACATACTCCATCGCGGCACTCCTCCTGTCCCCATATTCACGTTCACGCCGCCGCCCGGTACGCCGGGGCGAAGACGGATTCCGCGAAATCTTCGAGGGTCGTCGGGGTCGTGCTTTCGGGGCCCCTTTCCCGGGTCGGACGGATCTTCCCGGCGTTGAAGCCCCGGTACATTTCGAGCATCGCCTCGACGACGCTCCGCGACATCCCCATGCCGGTCATCGCGCGGCGCATATCCTCCTCGGCGGCGGGGATATACTGAAGCGCCGGCGTCCCGATCGATTTTCCGAGGATCCGCGTGACCTCGGACATAGTGTAATCCTTCGGACCGAGGAGGTATCGCACTTCCCGTCCGCTGAAGGAATCCCGAAGGAGCAGGCGGGACGCCTCGGAGGCGATGTCCTCCGTTGCGACCATGGGGATCGGCGCCTCGGGGCGAAGCGCCCCGATATTCACCCCCTGGCTGCGGATGGCGGGGATGCTCCAGAGGTGGTTTTCGTGGAAATAGCCGGGCCTGAGGTGGACCGCGGCGGCAGGGAGCCCGGCCAGCTTTTCCTCCAGATCGTGGAGGCCCAGGATCGGCCCCGTCCCCTCCGGGAGGTGCGCCCCGATGCTGCTCAGCGTGACGACACGGGGGACTTTCGCCTTCGCGAGGGCGGAAACGATCGCATCCGAGACCTTGTTCTGGTACCTCCGCAGGTCGGGGGCGTGGAGTTTGGGCGGGATCAGGACGAACGCTGCGCGCGCTCCGGAAAACGCCGACTCAAGGAACGCGGTGTCTTCGAGGTCTCCCGGGAGTGGATCCGCTCCCCGGGCGGCCAGCGGGCCCAATCGCACCCGTTCCCTTCCGATGACACGGACCGGCTCGCCGGCGGCAAGGAGCGCTTCCACGATCCTGCGGCCCACGTTTCCCGTCGCTCCGCAGACGACGATCGGGGATTTCATGGGGACCCTCCTTTATTTTCCGATTTCCGGTAATTAAGATTCATCGCAAGGGAGGAAGATCCTTTGGATTCGAGGAAAAAGCCGCCGGTCCCGGCCGTGGAAGGGGAAACGGTCCGGAGGCGGATCCTCTCCCTGCTCGAGGAGGGGCCCCGCACGGTGCCCCGTCTGCCGGGGGGAGTTCATCTCCGCGCCGTCCTTTCGCGTGGTAAACTGAACGTCAGTGGAATATAATTCACATTTTCAATAGAATTTACATGCGCCGGGAGGTGAGGAAATGGTTGTCGAACGGATGAAAAGGTCCCAGGTCACCGAGGTGACCGTCGGAAGCCAGCATAACTCGGAAGATATCGAGACCATCATCAACGAGGACCGCTGGCCCAAGGTGGAATGCAAGGTATGCGGCGAGTCCCATTCATGCGCGATCATGAAGGTCGTCGACACCCTGCAGGGCGGGGAGTTCAAGTTCGTGGAGCCGGCATGCCCGAACCGGCCCGGGGCGGAGAAGCCGGCCGAATAACCGCTCCGAGCAAGTCCGACTGCCCTAATCGCCAATCGCCGCGTTTTGCATCTCCCTGTTCGCGGCAACCCTTTGGAATATCCATAATTTTTCCACGATTGAGACACTATTCCTCCTCATTCCACTGCTACCGTTTCGTCAACGGGAGAAAAATGGAGCTCAGGGTGTAAAGGAGGAAGCATGGGCCTGATCGTGGCAACAGACATCACGAAAGATTACCAGGCGGGAGACGTCACCGTCAGGGCGCTGAAAGGGTTGAGCTTCAAGATCGATCCGGGCTCTTTCGTTTCCTTCGTCGGTCCGTCCGGGAGCGGGAAAACCACCCTGCTCAACCTCATCGGCTGCCTCGACAAGCCGAGCGGCGGGCTGCTGGAAGTGGCCGGCATCGACGT
The sequence above is a segment of the Thermodesulfobacteriota bacterium genome. Coding sequences within it:
- a CDS encoding aldo/keto reductase codes for the protein MMKRMLGNSGMEVAPLAFGGNVFGWTADEPTSFRLLDAFTAAGGNLVDTADVYSNWVPGNSGGESETILGRWLGKNGNREKVLVATKVGKPMGPGRSGLSKSYILTAAEDSLRRLRTDRIDLYQSHEDDPATPPEETLEAFSQLIRQGKVRAIGASNYTPERLSESLETGARLGLPAYCSLQPRYNLYDRAEFERELLPLCLANGLGVIPYFSLASGFLAGKYRSEKDLAGRARGGFVKSYLTERGFRILDALDRVASEHRSSPAAVALAWLIARPGITAPIASATTLGQLHDLTGAMRLELNPDSIQLLDNASA
- a CDS encoding DUF1499 domain-containing protein translates to MKPGGAMHIAAVAAFLLSAAAALAAGIAGPGYRAGWWGFRQGFDILRWAAYLGAAGAAASILAAIFTRPGSGRRGFAAALAGIALGATAFGVPYGWSRIAGQVPRIHDITTDTDDPPAFVAILPLRKDAPNPAEYGGPEIAAKQRAAYPDIRPFKTGISTSRAYEAALVTAERMKWEVVEENPAEGRIEAVATTRWFGFKDDVVIRISPTAEGGCVLDIRSVSRVGISDVGANARRIRAFLGRFAKTAGSGG
- a CDS encoding aldo/keto reductase — translated: MEYVNLGNTGTRVSRICLGCMTYGAKKWREWVLEEEESRPFIRRALELGINFFDTADVYSLGRSEEILGRALKDFGPGRDKLVIATKVFGVMGDDPNRRGLSKKHIRHSIEDSLRRLGTDYVDLYQIHRFDPSTPIEETLEALTGVVRSGKALYVGASSMYAWQFAGMLHAAERQGYSRFVTMQNHYNLLYREEEREMIPLCRKEGIGLLPWSPLARGLLSRRLPAEGFGDTSRARTDDFAHKLYYRPDDAVVIGKVAEVAERRGAPMAQVALAWILGRPGVAAPIVGASRMEHLEDAVKALDIRLTDEERAELEAPYRPHPVLGHD
- a CDS encoding NAD(P)H-binding protein, which gives rise to MKSPIVVCGATGNVGRRIVEALLAAGEPVRVIGRERVRLGPLAARGADPLPGDLEDTAFLESAFSGARAAFVLIPPKLHAPDLRRYQNKVSDAIVSALAKAKVPRVVTLSSIGAHLPEGTGPILGLHDLEEKLAGLPAAAVHLRPGYFHENHLWSIPAIRSQGVNIGALRPEAPIPMVATEDIASEASRLLLRDSFSGREVRYLLGPKDYTMSEVTRILGKSIGTPALQYIPAAEEDMRRAMTGMGMSRSVVEAMLEMYRGFNAGKIRPTRERGPESTTPTTLEDFAESVFAPAYRAAA